CATGGAGAAGAACGGGCGTCCGGCCTCCCCGGCGATGGCCCGAGCCAGCAGCGTCTTGCCGGTGCCGGGGGGCCCCACCAGGAGAGCTCCCTTGGGCAGGCGGCCACCCAGTCGGCTGAATTTCTTGGGGTCCTTCAGGAACTCGATGATCTCCTCGAGCTCCTCCTTGGCCTCGTCGGCTCCGGCCACATCCTGGAAGGTCACCTTGGGCGTGTCGCCCGTCAGGAGGCGCGCCTTCGACTTGCCGAATTGAAACGCCTTCGAACCGCCGGCCTGCATCTGCCTGACGAGGAAGATCCACAGCGCGATGATGAAGATCCAGGGCAGCAGATTGATCGCCCAGGCCCACCAGTTCTCGGGCGCCTCTGCCGCGGAGATCCCCACCCCGCGCGCCTCCAACTCCTTCAGCAGCTCTTCATCGTTTTCGATGGGGAGCCGGGCGAAGAACTTGCCGACGGCGTCGCCCTCGATCTGGGTCGTGCCCCGCAGCTCGCCCTCCAGGCGGCGGCCCTCGATGAAGGTCACCTCCCGGATGTTGTCTCGCTCGAGCTGTGCGGAGAACTGCGTATAAGTCAGCTCGGCCGCCTCTTCCTCTCGCGGGCCGACGACGTTGATCAAGAACGCCGGTACCAGCAGTACGAGCAGCCAGAACGACAATGTCCGGGACAGGCGCCCAAACCTGGGGCCCTTCGGTCCGGAACCTTCGCGTTCGCTCATCTGGTCTCCATCCGCCAACCGTCCCGGCGGCGCCTACAACGCCGCGATGAAGGGCAGGTTGCGGTAATTTTCGCTGTGGTCGAGACCGTACCCGATCAGGAACTCGGGCGGCGGCTCGAATCCTACCCAGCGCGCCTCCTTGCTCAGCGACACCAGGCGCTTGTGAAGCAGCGCGCACAACTCCAGCGACAGCGGGTTGCGCGCCTCCAGCAGCGGCATGATGCGCTCCAGCGTATTGCCGCTGTCGACGATGTCCTCGACCACGAGGACGTGCTTCCCCTCGAAGTCGGCCTCCGGATCGTATACGAGTCTGACGTTGCCACTGCTCACCGTACCCGAGCCGTAGCTCGCCGCGACCAGGAAATCGACCATCAGCGGACGCCGAATCTGGCGCACCAGATCCGCCAGGAAGACGAACGATCCTTTGAGCAAGCCCAGTACCAGCAACTCCTCGCCCTCCGGATAGTGCTCGGCGATGGCGCGACCCATGGCGGCGACGCGTTCGCGGATCTCCTCCTCGGAGTACACGATCCGGCGGATCCCGGCTCCGCCGGTCATGGCAGCGTGCTCAGTCGTCTCGTTCATCCCATACCCGGACGTTCAGGACAGGTTCTCCCTCGCGGGGCGCGGTACCTTCAGCCTGCACGACGCCCGGCACCCACAGCGGCTCGCCGTCGCGATCCACCAGAACGGCGACTGCGGCGCGTTGCGAACGCGGGATACGGCGCTCGGCGAGCAGCTTGGCCACGCGCTTGTGGCCGTACGGCATGCGCACGCGATCGCCCGGGCGCGTGGGCCGCAGCGTGAGCGGAAACGCGAGCCTGGGGGCGGCGAAGCGTCCGCGCGTCTGGCCGGCTCCCCCTTCGGCGAACCTCGCGGCGCTCGCGTCAGCGCCGGCGACCGACTCGCCGCCCTCCCAGGCGACGCGAATCTGAGCGCCGCCCAACTCCAGCGACGCGGCGCCGGGCTTCTCGCTGACAATGGACGCCTCGGTGGGGCCCGGCGCGCGCGGCGCCGGTCGTACGCTGAGGCGGAAGTGGTCGAACTCCCTCTCCAGCCGAACGCCCCCGCCCAGGTCAACCCCCTTGCCGCTCACCGCCTCCACCAGAAACGCGTCGGCCAGCGCGGAGGCCGTCCGCCTCACGCGGGCGCCCAGTCGCCCGGCGAGCCGCCGGACGAGCCGCCGCCGCACGGCGCGATCATAGGAACACACGATGGGGCGAGCAAGCAGGAAAAAGCCCGCTCCCTCGTGCACGACCGCGTCGCGTTCCAGCTTGCCCAGGACGCTACTCCACGCGCGCTCATCGGCGGCCGCGAGTC
The sequence above is drawn from the Gemmatimonadota bacterium genome and encodes:
- the tilS gene encoding tRNA lysidine(34) synthetase TilS, whose protein sequence is MAASGLVDRFRAHVSRAGGPSPGRAVAVAVSGGRDSVALLHLLRFAARDLVADLHAIHVDHRMRPESTRDAAWVAGLCRAWSVPLEVRSLEVAPGNEEEARLARYRHLYAVAEELGGALVATGHHRDDQAETVLFRAVRGSGPAGLGGIRSRTKRVWRPLLPFTRAEITAYARAGRLTWREDRTNLDPDRVRNVLRLEVLPAIERAVPGASESLARLGRLAAADERAWSSVLGKLERDAVVHEGAGFFLLARPIVCSYDRAVRRRLVRRLAGRLGARVRRTASALADAFLVEAVSGKGVDLGGGVRLEREFDHFRLSVRPAPRAPGPTEASIVSEKPGAASLELGGAQIRVAWEGGESVAGADASAARFAEGGAGQTRGRFAAPRLAFPLTLRPTRPGDRVRMPYGHKRVAKLLAERRIPRSQRAAVAVLVDRDGEPLWVPGVVQAEGTAPREGEPVLNVRVWDERDD
- the hpt gene encoding hypoxanthine phosphoribosyltransferase, translated to MNETTEHAAMTGGAGIRRIVYSEEEIRERVAAMGRAIAEHYPEGEELLVLGLLKGSFVFLADLVRQIRRPLMVDFLVAASYGSGTVSSGNVRLVYDPEADFEGKHVLVVEDIVDSGNTLERIMPLLEARNPLSLELCALLHKRLVSLSKEARWVGFEPPPEFLIGYGLDHSENYRNLPFIAAL